A genomic region of Mobula hypostoma chromosome 16, sMobHyp1.1, whole genome shotgun sequence contains the following coding sequences:
- the LOC134357582 gene encoding cortexin-3 — protein sequence MTVPEVKSGKEGRACDRQETDRGLRSSRSRHGLEEFVMRKRKFWEHSFQLAWRMESETTSTLLPAVDPAHHGMTLEQKTTFAFVIFLFIFLGILIVRCFRILLDPYRSMPTSTWADGLDGLEKGQFDYALA from the exons ATGACAGTGCCTGAGGTGAAGAGTGGGAAAGAAGGGCGTGCGTGCGACCGGCAAGAGACTG ATCGAGGGCTTCGATCCAGCCGTTCTCGCCATGGGCTCGAGGAATTCGTTATGAGAAAGAGAAAATTCTGGGAGCATTCGTTTCAACTGGCCTGGAGAATGGAAAGTGAAACGACGTCCACTTTGCTGCCGGCTGTAGACCCAGCCCACCATGGCATGACTCTCGAACAGAAAACTACCTTCGCTTTTGTAATCTTCCTTTTTATCTTCTTGGGAATTCTCATCGTAAGATGCTTCAGGATCCTGCTGGATCCGTACAGGAGCATGCCCACGTCCACATGGGCGGACGGGCTGGACGGTTTGGAGAAAGGACAGTTCGACTATGCATTGGCTTGA